One Gelria sp. Kuro-4 DNA segment encodes these proteins:
- a CDS encoding M20 family metallopeptidase: MLAGRRYRQVLALSSALVLLVSVTAQAAPRASQVRAAAVKLVEAQAEKLYSMGDWMYKNPEPGYNEFEAVQLLTGYLKDNGFNVETGVAELETAFKATFQQGSGGPTVAYIVEYDALRGPGGTAFHGCQHNLQGPAGLGAAVALKQVMEQNKINGSVWVVGTPAEEIPPPAKGKMLAAGVFDGADVILMFHGSGTTNRLAAGWSGVTLDSTRYLFKGKSAHASGDPWNGLDALDAARLMFAGVDAYREHILPDARIHGVITKGGDAPNVIPSIAETDFFYRHPTREYVDKMGQRLEAIAKAAAMMTGTEVEITNYGKYYNTLGLAALEERAFTYAKEYGAQAIDEEPKAGGSTDFAELSGHIPAISLSIASKPKTAAGHSIEAADATVAEIGRQGMLTASKVLASLGVDILTDAKYLKSIKDEFTKAGPPPTLATYKKVVRW; this comes from the coding sequence ATGCTGGCAGGCAGGAGGTACCGGCAGGTTCTGGCGCTTAGTTCGGCGCTGGTTCTGCTCGTTTCTGTGACGGCTCAGGCAGCGCCGCGCGCGAGCCAAGTGCGGGCCGCGGCAGTGAAACTGGTGGAGGCACAGGCGGAAAAGCTGTATTCCATGGGCGACTGGATGTACAAGAACCCCGAACCTGGTTACAACGAGTTTGAGGCGGTGCAGCTTTTAACCGGCTACCTTAAGGACAACGGCTTCAACGTGGAGACCGGCGTGGCCGAGCTGGAGACGGCATTCAAAGCCACTTTTCAGCAGGGGAGCGGCGGCCCCACCGTGGCCTACATTGTGGAGTATGACGCCCTGCGCGGCCCCGGCGGCACGGCCTTCCACGGCTGCCAGCACAACCTGCAGGGACCGGCCGGGCTCGGCGCCGCTGTGGCCCTCAAGCAGGTAATGGAGCAGAACAAAATAAACGGCAGCGTGTGGGTGGTGGGTACCCCGGCCGAGGAGATTCCCCCGCCGGCCAAGGGTAAAATGCTGGCGGCGGGCGTTTTTGACGGCGCGGACGTCATCCTGATGTTCCACGGGAGCGGCACCACCAACCGCCTGGCCGCCGGTTGGTCCGGCGTAACCTTGGACTCCACGCGCTACCTCTTTAAGGGTAAGAGCGCCCACGCCTCCGGCGACCCCTGGAACGGCCTCGACGCCCTCGACGCGGCCCGCCTGATGTTCGCCGGGGTGGACGCCTACCGCGAGCACATCCTGCCCGATGCCCGCATTCACGGGGTGATCACCAAAGGTGGCGACGCCCCCAACGTGATCCCGTCCATTGCCGAAACCGATTTCTTCTACCGCCACCCCACCCGCGAGTACGTGGATAAGATGGGCCAGCGCCTGGAGGCTATCGCCAAGGCGGCGGCCATGATGACGGGCACCGAGGTGGAGATCACCAACTACGGCAAGTACTACAACACCCTGGGCCTGGCTGCCCTGGAGGAACGCGCCTTCACCTACGCCAAGGAGTACGGGGCGCAGGCCATCGATGAAGAGCCGAAAGCAGGCGGTTCCACCGACTTTGCCGAGCTTTCCGGGCACATCCCGGCCATCTCCCTCAGCATCGCCAGTAAGCCCAAAACCGCGGCGGGCCACTCCATCGAGGCGGCCGACGCCACGGTGGCCGAAATCGGCCGCCAGGGAATGCTTACCGCTTCCAAGGTGCTGGCTTCCCTGGGCGTTGACATCCTGACGGATGCCAAGTACCTAAAGAGCATCAAGGACGAGTTCACCAAGGCCGGCCCGCCCCCTACCCTGGCTACGTACAAAAAGGTGGTCCGCTGGTAG
- a CDS encoding MurR/RpiR family transcriptional regulator, whose amino-acid sequence MNKAQEAFSRRLKEKCRELTPAQRRVADYLLEHLEEVAYTSAAQLGRQAGVSESSVLRLLSRLGYDGFATFQKSVQKNLTTPITLERFNRSASGAGAEGPAWEKSFTLDMDNLHAALAQVTPADFERAAGYLAAARQVYVIGLRSSYAAAYFLAFTLNAVRGNARCLTPGVGDLAEGLRAIGPEDVVLGIAFPRYTRDTVRVLEFARTRGARVIALTDGVSSPLAPLADVVFFLPNASLHPIGSAVPALALGNALAGAVALAQKKEVMATLSAAEEAFDQLETFIH is encoded by the coding sequence ATGAACAAAGCCCAGGAAGCCTTCAGCCGGCGCCTGAAAGAGAAGTGCAGGGAGCTTACGCCGGCCCAGCGCCGCGTGGCGGACTACCTCCTGGAGCACCTGGAGGAGGTGGCCTATACCTCGGCGGCACAGCTCGGCCGGCAGGCGGGGGTGAGCGAGTCCAGTGTACTGCGCCTCCTCAGCCGACTGGGGTACGATGGGTTTGCCACCTTCCAGAAATCGGTACAGAAAAATCTCACCACCCCCATCACCCTGGAGCGCTTCAACCGGAGCGCCAGCGGTGCGGGTGCGGAAGGGCCGGCCTGGGAAAAATCCTTTACCCTGGATATGGACAACCTCCACGCCGCCCTGGCGCAAGTCACCCCGGCGGACTTCGAAAGGGCCGCCGGCTACCTGGCGGCGGCGCGCCAGGTCTACGTGATCGGCCTGCGCTCTTCCTACGCCGCCGCCTACTTTCTGGCTTTTACCCTGAATGCGGTGCGCGGCAACGCCCGCTGCCTTACCCCGGGCGTGGGCGACCTGGCCGAGGGCCTGCGCGCCATCGGCCCGGAAGACGTTGTCCTTGGCATAGCCTTTCCGCGCTACACCCGGGACACCGTACGCGTTCTAGAGTTCGCCCGCACACGCGGGGCGCGCGTAATCGCTCTTACGGACGGCGTTTCCTCGCCGCTCGCGCCCCTGGCCGACGTGGTCTTTTTCCTGCCCAACGCCTCGCTGCACCCCATCGGCTCTGCTGTGCCGGCGTTGGCGCTCGGCAATGCCCTGGCGGGTGCGGTGGCGCTGGCCCAAAAGAAGGAGGTGATGGCCACCCTGAGCGCCGCCGAGGAGGCCTTTGACCAGTTGGAGACCTTTATTCACTAG
- a CDS encoding NAD/NADP-dependent octopine/nopaline dehydrogenase family protein gives MHLSPSKVAVIGGGNGARAFAGHLALKGAQVRLGSSLPGELNGIAAAGGVTLEGAVTGFGPVEVTGDDFARALEGAALILVVVPAFAHRDIARALAPHLVDGQTVILNPGRTGGALEFAHVLKAAGCRAQVHLAETQTLLYACRAVGASGVSVKGVKHAVTLAAFPAAGTPAVLAALEPYFTEFKPAPTVLDTSLMNIGAVFHPATVLLNAGRVEAGEDFEFYRDGMTPAVTAVLERIDAERVAVAQSLGARVLTAKEWLAAVYDARGATLHEALLSNSAYHEIKAPTSLKVRYLLEDLPTGLVPIASLGAVAGVPTPVCRAVVELGNAALGADFWHSGRTAENLGLSGLDRAGLRTYLETGRKGS, from the coding sequence GTGCATTTAAGTCCCAGCAAAGTGGCCGTGATTGGCGGCGGAAACGGGGCGCGCGCCTTCGCCGGCCACCTGGCCTTAAAAGGCGCCCAGGTGCGCCTGGGCAGTAGTCTTCCAGGGGAGCTGAACGGCATCGCCGCCGCCGGCGGCGTCACCTTGGAAGGAGCTGTAACCGGCTTCGGTCCCGTGGAGGTGACCGGCGACGACTTCGCCCGCGCCCTGGAGGGAGCCGCCCTCATCCTGGTGGTGGTGCCTGCTTTTGCCCACCGGGACATCGCCCGCGCCCTGGCCCCGCACCTGGTGGACGGGCAAACCGTTATCCTCAACCCGGGCCGCACGGGTGGCGCGCTGGAGTTCGCGCACGTCCTCAAGGCCGCCGGGTGCCGCGCTCAGGTGCACCTGGCCGAAACCCAGACCCTGCTGTATGCCTGCCGCGCCGTCGGGGCGTCCGGGGTGAGCGTCAAGGGGGTTAAGCACGCCGTCACCCTGGCTGCTTTTCCGGCCGCGGGCACGCCGGCCGTGCTGGCCGCCCTGGAGCCCTACTTTACGGAGTTCAAGCCGGCGCCCACCGTGCTCGATACCAGCCTTATGAACATCGGAGCCGTGTTCCACCCCGCCACGGTGCTGCTTAATGCCGGGCGCGTGGAGGCCGGCGAGGACTTTGAATTCTACCGCGATGGGATGACCCCTGCCGTTACGGCCGTCTTGGAGCGCATCGACGCCGAGCGCGTGGCGGTGGCCCAGAGCCTGGGTGCCCGCGTGCTCACGGCCAAGGAGTGGCTGGCGGCTGTGTACGACGCGCGCGGTGCCACCTTGCACGAAGCCCTCCTCAGCAACTCGGCCTATCACGAGATTAAGGCGCCTACCAGCCTCAAGGTGCGCTACCTCCTGGAAGACCTGCCCACCGGTCTCGTGCCCATTGCCTCCCTGGGCGCGGTGGCGGGGGTACCCACGCCCGTCTGCCGCGCGGTGGTGGAGCTCGGCAACGCCGCCCTGGGGGCGGACTTCTGGCACAGCGGCCGCACGGCCGAGAACCTGGGTCTGAGCGGCCTCGACCGCGCCGGGCTGCGCACCTACCTTGAGACAGGAAGAAAGGGGAGTTAA
- a CDS encoding sodium/glutamate symporter codes for MKFTAWSVFIDFSLMGGLLVAAQILRAKVKLFQDLLLPAALIAGLLAWALGPNGLGWLPFSGSVGTYSSILIILVFASMPIGDKPVDWRQSGRGIGEMFSNYTGIALAQYGLGMALSLYVLGAIWKLHPGFGLMLATGFYGGHGTAAAVGAAFKGLGWDEALGLGMTSATVGIVGGIVGGVAFINWATRRGVTSFLDSPAELPRELRTGLVAPQDQKALGKATVASISIDPLSFHLALILIPSLIGYYLSKWVLVLNKNLQIPEFAWALLVAYLLQYLLIQTGTNKYVDRATVTRISGTATDLLIVAGMESIKLSVIIKYAAPLALLFAFGFALNWVWFMYLGSHMSREHWFERNMIVWGSACGVLTTGIMLLRVVDPEFNSRAMEDTAAALVLNRPIVIALTALPPLLIMNGLAGQFTWATIGGLAVLLVAARIFGWWTPQLPVPRARAGKHPA; via the coding sequence GTGAAGTTTACTGCCTGGAGCGTCTTTATCGATTTTTCCCTTATGGGTGGCCTCTTGGTGGCGGCCCAGATCCTGCGCGCTAAAGTAAAGCTCTTCCAGGACCTGCTCCTGCCGGCCGCCCTTATCGCCGGCCTCCTGGCCTGGGCGCTCGGCCCCAACGGGTTGGGCTGGCTGCCCTTCTCCGGCTCGGTGGGCACCTATTCCAGCATCCTTATCATCCTGGTTTTTGCCTCCATGCCCATCGGGGACAAGCCGGTGGACTGGCGCCAGAGCGGCCGCGGCATCGGTGAGATGTTCTCCAATTACACGGGGATCGCCCTGGCTCAGTACGGCCTAGGAATGGCTCTTTCCCTTTACGTGCTGGGCGCCATCTGGAAGCTGCACCCCGGGTTTGGCCTGATGCTGGCCACCGGCTTTTACGGCGGGCACGGAACGGCTGCTGCGGTGGGGGCCGCCTTTAAGGGGCTAGGCTGGGATGAGGCGCTGGGCCTAGGCATGACCTCCGCCACGGTGGGTATCGTGGGCGGCATCGTCGGCGGCGTCGCCTTCATCAACTGGGCCACCCGCCGGGGCGTTACCAGTTTCCTTGACTCGCCGGCCGAGCTGCCGCGCGAGCTGCGCACCGGCCTGGTGGCGCCCCAGGACCAGAAAGCCCTGGGGAAAGCTACGGTGGCCTCCATCTCCATTGACCCGCTCAGCTTCCACCTCGCACTCATCCTCATCCCTTCCCTTATTGGTTACTACCTGTCCAAGTGGGTCCTCGTTCTTAACAAGAACCTCCAAATCCCGGAGTTCGCCTGGGCGCTCCTGGTCGCATACCTGCTCCAGTATCTACTCATCCAGACGGGGACGAACAAGTACGTGGACCGCGCCACCGTTACCCGTATCAGCGGCACGGCCACCGACCTGCTCATCGTGGCCGGCATGGAATCCATCAAACTTTCAGTGATCATCAAATACGCAGCCCCGCTCGCCCTCCTCTTCGCCTTCGGCTTTGCTCTCAACTGGGTGTGGTTTATGTACCTTGGCTCTCACATGTCGCGGGAACACTGGTTTGAACGCAACATGATCGTGTGGGGCAGCGCCTGCGGGGTGCTCACCACAGGCATCATGCTGCTCAGGGTGGTGGACCCGGAGTTCAACTCCCGGGCCATGGAGGACACGGCGGCAGCCCTGGTGCTGAACCGCCCCATCGTCATCGCCCTCACCGCCCTGCCGCCCCTTCTTATCATGAACGGCCTGGCAGGCCAGTTTACCTGGGCAACCATCGGCGGCTTGGCGGTGCTCCTGGTGGCGGCCCGCATCTTCGGCTGGTGGACGCCACAGCTGCCTGTGCCCCGGGCGCGGGCCGGCAAACACCCGGCCTGA
- a CDS encoding sigma-70 family RNA polymerase sigma factor, with protein MAAREEVSSLVERARQGDAAARHELLASHQEYILKVVSWRCGRPVDCHSDEYSIGLMAFNEAIESYDPARGAAFLSYARRVIAARLADHYRRDRARGREVPLEVTGPEGETETHPGVISAAEEASARERERRERLEEITAFCAELAAYGLTLEDVAAACPRHRDARARLLKAGAALAASPALLAHLKRTRQVPLKELAELTGLSYKLLERGRRYLLAVALIRANPDYAHLAGYVEPYERGWQG; from the coding sequence GTGGCCGCGCGGGAAGAAGTAAGCAGCCTGGTGGAGCGTGCCCGGCAGGGCGATGCGGCGGCCCGCCATGAACTCCTCGCCTCTCACCAGGAGTACATACTGAAGGTGGTTTCCTGGCGCTGTGGCCGCCCGGTGGACTGTCACAGCGATGAATACAGCATCGGCCTCATGGCTTTCAACGAGGCCATCGAGAGCTATGACCCGGCGCGCGGCGCCGCCTTCTTAAGCTACGCCCGCCGGGTAATCGCCGCCCGCCTGGCGGACCACTACCGGCGCGACCGGGCGCGGGGACGGGAGGTGCCGCTTGAGGTCACCGGCCCCGAAGGGGAGACCGAGACCCACCCCGGGGTGATCTCAGCGGCCGAGGAGGCAAGCGCCCGCGAACGGGAGCGGCGCGAACGGTTGGAAGAGATCACCGCCTTCTGCGCGGAGCTGGCGGCCTACGGGCTTACCCTGGAGGACGTGGCCGCGGCCTGCCCCCGCCACCGCGACGCGCGCGCCCGGCTTCTGAAAGCGGGCGCCGCCCTGGCGGCGAGCCCCGCCCTGCTGGCGCACCTAAAGCGCACGCGCCAGGTACCGCTCAAGGAGCTGGCGGAGCTTACCGGCCTGAGCTACAAGTTGTTGGAACGCGGGCGGCGCTATCTCTTGGCGGTGGCCCTGATCCGGGCCAACCCGGACTACGCGCACCTGGCCGGCTACGTCGAGCCGTACGAGAGGGGGTGGCAGGGGTGA
- a CDS encoding D-alanyl-D-alanine carboxypeptidase family protein, whose amino-acid sequence MRRSSFSGRTKGLAFFTAIFTLTLLISTMAWAAPPALVGQAAVLMDPETGAVLAAQNPDERLPMASTTKIMTALLALERGHLSDKITISREAAGQEGSSMYTSAGETYTLEELLYGLLLNSGNDAAWAIAEHIAGSVPAFVTLMNERARELGAVNTHFANPSGLPDPAHYSTARDLALIAKAAVARPDFRRLVATKAQEVPWPAKGEKRLLINHNRLLWRYDGADGVKTGYTNEARQCLVASATRGGQRFLAVVLKSEGNSIWTDAERLLDYGFANFITRSLVRPGEAFGTVPVKGGESESVAVQAQTGLAVTVPKEKSDRIERSLKLTDQLAAPVAAGREVGEVVFTLGGEELGRVPLVAAADVARPVRRNWWFWVLVALGVYTLGYLVVSWDLRRRRQRVRWKRAVARYRDRE is encoded by the coding sequence ATGCGCCGCTCATCCTTCTCCGGCAGGACTAAGGGTCTTGCTTTTTTCACTGCCATTTTTACCCTCACCTTATTGATCAGCACCATGGCCTGGGCGGCTCCACCCGCGTTGGTCGGGCAGGCGGCCGTGCTCATGGACCCCGAAACAGGCGCGGTTCTGGCCGCGCAAAACCCGGACGAGAGGCTGCCCATGGCCAGCACCACCAAGATCATGACCGCTCTTTTGGCCCTGGAAAGAGGGCACTTAAGCGATAAAATCACCATCAGCCGGGAAGCCGCCGGCCAGGAAGGAAGTTCCATGTACACCAGCGCGGGCGAAACGTATACCCTGGAAGAGCTGCTCTACGGGCTGCTGCTGAACTCCGGCAACGACGCCGCCTGGGCCATCGCCGAACACATCGCGGGCAGTGTTCCCGCCTTTGTCACCCTAATGAACGAACGCGCCCGGGAGCTCGGCGCCGTAAACACCCACTTCGCCAACCCTAGCGGCCTGCCCGACCCTGCGCACTACAGCACGGCCCGCGACCTGGCCCTTATCGCCAAAGCGGCCGTGGCGCGGCCTGATTTCCGGCGCCTCGTCGCCACCAAGGCCCAGGAGGTGCCCTGGCCCGCAAAGGGCGAGAAGAGACTCCTTATCAACCACAACCGCCTCCTCTGGCGCTACGACGGGGCGGACGGGGTTAAGACCGGCTACACCAACGAAGCCCGCCAGTGCCTGGTGGCTTCGGCCACGCGCGGCGGGCAGCGCTTCCTTGCCGTGGTGTTGAAGAGTGAAGGCAACAGCATCTGGACCGACGCGGAACGCCTGCTCGATTACGGCTTTGCCAACTTCATCACCCGGAGCCTGGTCCGGCCGGGCGAGGCGTTCGGCACCGTCCCCGTTAAGGGTGGGGAAAGCGAGAGCGTGGCCGTACAGGCCCAGACGGGGCTTGCGGTAACGGTACCTAAAGAAAAAAGCGACCGGATCGAGCGGTCGCTGAAGCTTACCGACCAGCTGGCCGCGCCGGTGGCCGCCGGCCGGGAGGTGGGCGAGGTGGTCTTTACCCTGGGTGGAGAAGAGCTGGGGCGCGTACCCCTGGTGGCCGCCGCCGATGTGGCGCGCCCGGTGCGGCGGAACTGGTGGTTCTGGGTGCTGGTGGCTCTGGGCGTCTACACGCTGGGGTACCTGGTGGTGAGCTGGGACCTGCGCCGGCGCCGGCAGCGCGTGCGCTGGAAGCGTGCAGTGGCGCGCTACCGCGACCGCGAGTAA
- a CDS encoding PA2169 family four-helix-bundle protein, giving the protein MARTSRELLTLQDHLSVENNMAQFMSACSELCSDPQLKTMCQNMARDHESHVQMLSQHLRTTLQ; this is encoded by the coding sequence TTGGCTCGGACTTCCAGAGAACTTCTTACCCTGCAGGATCACCTGTCGGTGGAGAACAACATGGCCCAGTTCATGAGCGCCTGCAGCGAGCTCTGCAGCGACCCGCAATTGAAGACCATGTGTCAAAACATGGCCCGTGACCACGAAAGCCACGTGCAGATGCTGAGCCAGCATCTCAGGACCACCCTGCAGTAA
- a CDS encoding spore coat protein encodes MPTSNKINDQILTGVMLNEHKFVASMLTNSILEAADERLRRDYQNMLNACLGHQKQIFDFMAQKGWYQPTTASQQEISQAQRMLSQMQLQTP; translated from the coding sequence GTGCCGACTTCAAACAAGATCAACGATCAGATTCTGACCGGCGTCATGCTCAACGAGCACAAGTTTGTGGCCAGCATGCTGACGAACTCCATCCTCGAAGCGGCGGATGAACGCCTGCGCCGCGACTACCAGAACATGCTGAACGCCTGCCTGGGCCACCAAAAGCAGATCTTCGACTTCATGGCACAAAAGGGCTGGTACCAACCCACCACCGCCAGCCAGCAGGAGATCAGCCAGGCCCAGCGCATGCTGAGCCAGATGCAGCTGCAGACACCCTGA
- a CDS encoding decaprenyl-phosphate phosphoribosyltransferase produces MNGKPAPAAAEVSLQERLAAYVALLRPRQWTKNGFVLAGVVFSGLFTDPVALATALAACLVFCLISSAGYVYNDMRDREEDRLHPVKCHRPLAAGTVSLGEARALLVLLLAGALAGGFSLGTSFGGLVLLYFLWTVAYSRWLKNVVLIDLISLAAGFVLRAAAGAMAVGVGISPWLLICTTLLSLFLGLGKRRHELLLLETQAGAHRAALDDYSPELLNQLLATVTAATLVSYSVYTFTAGHGLYMMLTIPFVLFGLFRYLYLIYRRDLGGSPEEVLLTDKQLLADVILWGLAVLAVLYLNGRGIV; encoded by the coding sequence GTGAACGGCAAACCAGCACCGGCAGCTGCGGAGGTTTCGCTTCAGGAGCGCCTGGCGGCCTACGTGGCCCTGCTGCGTCCGCGCCAGTGGACGAAAAACGGTTTTGTGCTGGCCGGCGTGGTGTTCTCCGGCCTCTTCACCGACCCCGTTGCCCTGGCCACGGCGCTGGCCGCCTGCCTGGTATTCTGCCTCATCTCCAGCGCGGGCTATGTTTACAACGACATGCGCGACCGGGAAGAAGACCGCCTGCACCCGGTGAAATGCCACCGCCCGCTGGCTGCGGGCACGGTGAGCCTGGGCGAGGCCCGGGCCTTGCTGGTGCTGCTTCTTGCGGGGGCGCTGGCGGGCGGGTTCAGTTTGGGAACCTCTTTCGGGGGTTTAGTACTCCTTTACTTCCTTTGGACCGTGGCTTATTCGCGCTGGCTGAAGAATGTCGTACTCATCGACCTTATCTCCCTGGCCGCCGGCTTTGTGCTGCGGGCTGCCGCCGGTGCCATGGCCGTGGGTGTAGGCATTTCACCCTGGCTTCTCATCTGCACCACACTGCTTTCGCTTTTTCTTGGGCTGGGGAAGCGGCGCCATGAACTCCTGCTCCTGGAGACCCAGGCCGGGGCCCACCGCGCCGCGCTGGACGATTACTCGCCGGAGCTGCTCAACCAGCTTCTGGCCACCGTGACGGCGGCCACCCTGGTCTCGTATTCGGTATACACCTTTACGGCCGGGCACGGCCTGTACATGATGCTGACGATTCCCTTTGTGCTCTTCGGCCTCTTCCGCTACCTCTACCTGATCTACCGCCGCGACCTGGGCGGCAGCCCGGAGGAGGTGCTGCTTACGGACAAGCAGCTCCTCGCCGATGTAATCCTCTGGGGCCTGGCCGTTTTGGCCGTGCTTTACCTCAACGGGCGCGGAATAGTATAG
- a CDS encoding glycosyltransferase family 39 protein has protein sequence MERRTWWRDAALVFAAALALRLLFNWGFVTNKAHPDIASMYQYSLRVAQGIYYGAGAYWPPGFIFLSGGLIRLFGPEGYWTAVRYLQALLGAATCALGCAIGRAAFGSRSAGLLGGLGLAVYLPLIYYTGLAFSETLFLFFLMAAVYYLYRLARTQAVRDAAAAGFLLGLATLTRPVSLLVPVLVLPWYWLLWGRRLRPVLGRVLLMGAVLLLTLLPWVVRNYIVTGDLVLVDVNGGINFYIGHNERANGTWVDMGQKTDAVIILGGSPEGGRLGYRRGLEFIRTHPRRELELAWTKFKWFWTKPSDWYITRYARERGLPHLEPPVWGALAVAGAILTRRRWRGTLFLVLFILYYNAIIVAIYYASRYRLVVEPFWVLLTAGGAAEVLLRLRRVLES, from the coding sequence GTGGAAAGGAGAACTTGGTGGCGCGACGCGGCCCTGGTGTTCGCGGCGGCCCTGGCGCTGCGCCTTCTCTTTAACTGGGGCTTTGTCACCAACAAGGCCCACCCCGACATCGCCAGCATGTACCAGTACTCGCTGCGGGTGGCGCAGGGGATTTACTACGGCGCGGGCGCCTACTGGCCGCCGGGCTTTATCTTTCTCTCCGGCGGCCTCATCCGCCTCTTCGGTCCCGAGGGCTACTGGACGGCCGTGCGCTACCTGCAGGCGCTCCTCGGGGCGGCCACCTGCGCCCTGGGCTGCGCCATCGGGCGGGCGGCCTTCGGGAGCCGCTCGGCGGGCCTTCTGGGCGGCCTCGGTCTGGCGGTGTACCTACCCCTCATCTACTACACGGGCCTCGCTTTTTCCGAGACTTTGTTCCTCTTTTTTCTTATGGCCGCCGTTTACTACCTGTACCGCCTGGCCCGCACGCAGGCGGTGCGGGATGCCGCCGCGGCCGGGTTCCTGCTGGGCCTGGCCACCCTGACGCGCCCGGTGTCGCTCCTGGTGCCGGTGCTGGTGCTCCCCTGGTACTGGCTCCTCTGGGGGCGCCGGCTGCGCCCGGTGCTGGGACGCGTCTTGCTCATGGGAGCGGTGCTCCTTCTCACCCTCCTGCCCTGGGTGGTGCGCAACTATATTGTCACGGGCGACCTGGTGCTGGTGGATGTTAACGGCGGCATCAACTTTTACATCGGGCACAACGAGCGGGCCAACGGCACCTGGGTGGACATGGGGCAGAAGACGGACGCGGTGATCATCCTGGGCGGCTCGCCCGAGGGGGGCAGGCTCGGCTACCGCCGCGGCCTGGAGTTTATCCGGACGCATCCGCGCCGGGAGCTGGAGCTGGCCTGGACCAAGTTCAAGTGGTTCTGGACCAAACCTTCGGACTGGTACATCACCCGCTACGCCCGAGAGCGGGGCCTGCCTCACCTGGAGCCGCCCGTCTGGGGTGCTTTGGCTGTGGCCGGAGCCATCCTTACCCGGCGGCGCTGGCGCGGCACGCTCTTTCTCGTCCTCTTTATCCTCTACTACAACGCCATCATCGTGGCCATCTACTACGCCTCCCGCTACCGCCTGGTGGTGGAGCCTTTCTGGGTGCTCCTTACCGCCGGCGGGGCGGCCGAGGTGCTGCTTCGGCTCCGCCGCGTTCTCGAGTCGTAG
- a CDS encoding glycerol dehydrogenase gives MVKALISPGKYVQGAGALKEAGEFIGPLGKNALVLTSKSAWRTAGETLEQGLAGIKVTVEHFGGECSKPEIERVRKIAQEAGAEVIVGFGGGKTLDTAKAVGYYMSLPVAILPSIAATDAPCSALSVVYTPEGVFEEYLVLPRNPNLVLVDTHLIAQAPARFLVSGMGDALATKFEADAASAARKPALSGGTPTATAIALADLCYRTLLEHGYAAKLAAEKRAVTPSLEKVVEANTLLSGLGFESGGLAAAHAIHNGFTALEATHHYYHGEKVAFATLAQLVMEGQPMDTIYEVLDFCRTVGLPTTLAELGIENPTRADLLKVAQGATAPNETIHNEPFPVTAEMVVDAILAADALGRDEVCCE, from the coding sequence ATGGTGAAAGCTCTGATCTCCCCTGGGAAGTACGTGCAGGGCGCAGGTGCCCTCAAGGAGGCCGGCGAGTTCATCGGGCCCTTGGGCAAAAACGCCCTGGTGCTCACCTCCAAGAGCGCCTGGCGCACGGCCGGCGAAACGCTGGAGCAGGGCCTGGCCGGCATTAAGGTCACGGTGGAGCACTTCGGCGGCGAGTGCAGCAAGCCGGAAATTGAGCGGGTAAGAAAGATCGCCCAGGAAGCCGGCGCAGAGGTGATAGTCGGCTTCGGCGGCGGCAAAACCCTGGACACCGCCAAGGCCGTGGGCTACTACATGAGCCTGCCGGTGGCCATTCTCCCCTCCATCGCCGCCACGGATGCACCCTGCAGCGCCCTCTCCGTGGTCTACACGCCTGAAGGGGTCTTTGAGGAGTACCTGGTGCTGCCCCGCAACCCGAACCTGGTGCTGGTGGACACCCACCTCATCGCCCAGGCGCCGGCCCGCTTCCTGGTCTCCGGCATGGGCGACGCTCTGGCCACCAAGTTTGAGGCCGATGCTGCGAGCGCCGCCCGTAAGCCGGCCCTCTCGGGCGGCACACCCACCGCCACCGCCATCGCCCTGGCCGACCTCTGCTACCGCACGCTTCTGGAGCACGGTTATGCGGCCAAACTGGCGGCAGAAAAGCGGGCCGTCACACCGTCCCTGGAAAAGGTGGTCGAGGCCAACACCCTGCTCTCCGGCCTGGGCTTTGAAAGCGGAGGACTGGCCGCGGCCCACGCCATCCACAACGGCTTCACCGCCCTGGAGGCCACCCACCACTACTACCATGGGGAAAAGGTGGCCTTCGCCACCCTGGCTCAACTGGTGATGGAGGGGCAGCCTATGGACACCATCTACGAGGTGCTGGACTTCTGCCGGACGGTGGGGCTTCCCACCACCCTGGCCGAGCTGGGCATCGAGAACCCTACCCGCGCCGACCTCTTGAAGGTGGCCCAGGGCGCCACCGCACCCAACGAGACCATCCACAACGAGCCCTTCCCGGTGACGGCGGAGATGGTGGTGGATGCCATCCTGGCCGCCGACGCCTTGGGGCGGGACGAGGTGTGCTGCGAGTAA